The Candidatus Zixiibacteriota bacterium genome includes a window with the following:
- a CDS encoding zf-HC2 domain-containing protein, producing MTKKCTDLIQGLNDYLDGEIAPELCAEIEKHLGDCHDCRLMVDTLKLTVKLCRESGQCEELPPEFAAKLNDLLRRRWEQKFKK from the coding sequence GTGACCAAAAAGTGCACTGATCTGATCCAGGGTCTCAACGACTACCTCGACGGCGAGATCGCCCCCGAACTCTGTGCGGAGATCGAAAAGCATCTGGGCGACTGCCATGATTGCCGCCTAATGGTTGACACGCTCAAGCTGACGGTCAAGCTGTGCCGCGAGTCGGGTCAGTGCGAGGAGTTGCCGCCGGAATTTGCCGCTAAACTCAATGATCTCTTGCGTCGCCGCTGGGAGCAGAAGTTCAAGAAGTAG